One Terriglobia bacterium genomic window, GGGCCTGCGGCGAGCCCTCCTTCACTGTCCGCAGGCCCCAGCGGGATCGTGGCGGAAACCTTATTCGTTTTCAGATCGACGCGCGAAAGCGTCTTATCCATGCAGTTGGGAACCCAGAGGCTGCCGAAGCCGGCAGCCAGACCGGAACACGGACGCTTGCCGACTTCGACGGTCGCGGCAACTTTATTCGTTTTGGGGTCGAGTTTCAGAACCGTATTTCCAGGCCCGTTCGATACCCAGACGGCATCGGGCGTGACGACCTGCCAATCCGGGGCTCCTTCGACTGGAAACACTGCGACGGGCTTTATGGTGGAAATATCCCGCTTGACGCCAGGCGCACTGACGCCGGGACGGGACGCACGCGGCGGCTTCTGTTGCCCGGCGGCGAGAACAGACCCGGCCAGGCAGACCCCCAGCGCCACCGCGATGGACAATCGGCTCGGAATCAAAATGCCCCTCCTAATTCGCCGCTGCAGGCTGGGCCGCGCGCGTTGAAAGAATGATGTCCCGAAGAACCACACGTTCCGGCTTGCCTTTGAGATTGACCAGCACTTCGTTCAACTCGAGCAACGTCCCACGAGTGAGTTCCAGCACATGTTCTTCCGGCTGATACACCGTTCCTCGCGGGTAATCGACAAACGGAGTGCTCGTTTGTTCAA contains:
- a CDS encoding MBL fold metallo-hydrolase, with product EQTSTPFVDYPRGTVYQPEEHVLELTRGTLLELNEVLVNLKGKPERVVLRDIILSTRAAQPAAAN